The following proteins come from a genomic window of Montipora capricornis isolate CH-2021 chromosome 9, ASM3666992v2, whole genome shotgun sequence:
- the LOC138017183 gene encoding uncharacterized protein — protein MATPFSFSSYYRTAKTFSRIKSNIGFLRDCKHKQLIPQGLRAPNVLKHTTNSPLAEALAIKHIRQWLQLALDTQYYLLSSIQGCIFPLNQMEDQQISAYKDQLKETKTRKLQTLTFKHSQQNNSMKSEPPQGFKNLSSHDLDPKLVAVLNKGPSYVNADPKQLTRTCLLSRASLQTTIDKLEEQGTSTNAINEFTGGIARIIDKCEKTGTKILKSKRLKNEKPPDSVIITPTDKTKRLIAIDKTQYKDMVQNSTIATGNYQPRKSKLNHPRTEQIKFNSQLNKIANKHTKKHPELSKALKDNICCEPLPCSVYCLPKDHKKGELKGRPIHAATDTPATRLSTFLVRSLNNILTHVPAHLKNTHEFIDFISSLDDIKGFCSLDVCNLYGSIPLEDLEDGTPGIFTVMRDFFSTHKSVTDLEHLSGDDFVSLLRLCITSDVVLIEGNSYSQKSGLAMGNNLAPTLAIIYMKNLDLEIQSSFNNSVHLKRYIDDMFIAWTNDNLTPDEMVTTANSVNTALKFTVEIPEDNCLPFLDTIVTLHPHNGRFSTELYMKPIHSQCITPWDSHGPISQKRGILIGEIRRAVSRSTDPRSQQNSLRLITKLYTKNEKANSSSVCNKPINKRPSQIVTPIV, from the exons atggctacacctttctcCTTCTCATCATATTATCGTACAGCGAAAACGTTTAGTCGCATCAAAAGCAACATTGGTTTTCTACGAGATTGCAAACATAAGCAACTTATTCCACAAGGCCTACGAGCACCAAACGTCCTTAAACATACAACTAACTCACCACTTGCGGAGGCTCTCGCTATTAAACACATCCGCCAATGGCTTCAACTAGCACTTGATACACAATATTATCTTCTATCAAGTATTCAAGGATGTATTTTCCCTCTAAATCAAATGGAAGATCAGCAAATTTCTGCATACAAGGATCAGCTAAAGGAGACCAAAACTCGGAAACTTCAGACATTGACGTTCAAACATTCTCAGCAAAACAACTCGATGAAGTCTGAACCACCACAAGGATTTAAAAACCTCTCCTCACATGATCTTGACCCTAAACTAGTGGCAGTTCTCAACAAGGGACCATCATATGTCAACGCTGATCCGAAACAACTAACCAGGACATGTCTTTTATCGAGAGCCAGCCTACAAACAACGATCGACAAATTAGAAGAACAAGGGACCTCTACAAATGCTATAAATGAGTTTACTGGAGGAATTGCCCGCATCATTGATAAGTGTGAAAAAACTGGCACTAAAATCTTGAAATCGAAACGTTTAAAGAACGAGAAACCCCCTGACTCAGTGATAATCACACCTACAGACAAGACCAAACGCCTAATTGCCATCGATAAGACCCAATACAAGGACATGGTTCAAAACAGTACTATCGCCACAGGTAATTACCAGCCTAGAAAATCTAAATTAAATCATCCAAGAACGGAACAGATTAAATTTAATAGTCAGCTTaataagatcgcaaacaagCATACTAAAAAACATCCGGAATTATCCAAGGCGCTCAAAGACAACATCTGCTGTGAACCACTTCCATGCTCTGTGTATTGCTTGCCTAAAGATCACAAAAAGGGTGAGCTGAAAGGCCGCCCAATTCACGCGGCTACAGACACACCAGCCACTCGACTATCAACATTCTTGGTCAGGTCATTAAACAACATCCTTACACATGTACCAGCACATCTAAAGAATACACACGAATTCATTGATTTTATCTCAAGCTTGGATGACATCAAAGGGTTCTGCAGTCTAGATGTTTGTAATTTATATGGTTCCATCCCCCTTGAAGACCTTGAGGATGGTACCCCTGGTATATTCACTGTGATGAGAGATTTTTTCTCCACGCACAAATCAGTCACCGACCTAGAACATCTCAGTGGCGATGATTTTGTGTCCTTACTACGCCTTTGCATCACCAGTGACGTGGTTCTGATCGAAGGGAACAGCTACTCACAGAAGTCTGGTTTGGCCATGGGCAATAATCTTGCACCCACACTGGCTATCATTTACATGAAAAACCTGGATCTTGAAATTCAATCTTCATTCAACAATTCTGTGCATCTTaaacgatacattgacgacatgtttATAGCCTGGACTAATGATAACTTAACACCTGACGAAATGGTTACTACCGCTAACAGTGTCAACACTGCTCTTAAGTTTACAGTTGAGATACCGGAAGATAACTGCCTGCCTTTCCTCGACACAATAGTCACTCTTCATCCACACAACGGCCGATTTTCCACGGAACTATACATGAAACCAATCCACAGCCAATGTATCACGCCCTGGGATAGTCACGGCCCGATCTCACAGAAGAGAGGGATCCTCATTGGAGAGATAAGGCGCGCAGTGTCGCGTTCCACTGACCCTagatcacaacaaaattcgcttagattaatcacaaagctgtacaccaagaatg AAAAGGCCAATTCTTCATCGGTATGCAATAAGCCCATCAACAAAAGGCCTTCTCAAATTGTCACGCCAATCGTCTAA